Sequence from the Undibacterium piscinae genome:
ATCGCGCCTTCGATCGCGTCACCCAGCTTGCCACCGCCGATTACTTACGCGAACAAATCGCGCTGGAACAGCAGCGCCAGCAGCAGGCCAGTTGTGCCGTCGTATTATTGGATATAGACCGCTTTCACCTGATCAACCGCCGTTTTGGCCAGGCGCAAGGTGACCTTGTGCTGCAAGCGGTCGGGCATATGCTGTTGCTCAATTTACGCAACGAAGATTTGCTATGCCGTTACGCCGGCGATCGCTTTGCCATTCTGATGCCGCAAACCAGCCTGGCCAGCGCAGAGACCATGGCACAGCATCTTTGTTTTATGGTGCACCATATGCAGCATAGTTGCATGGGCCAGCGCATCGAGATCGGCATACGGCATGCCTGCACGATGGCAGACGCCCCACCCGAAAGCGTATTGGCGAAACTAAACCAGCAACTAAGCCAGAAACTAAACCAGGCGCTGGAGCCAAACCCATCAGGCGAACCCGATACGTTGGCAGCGGCGTGATCAGCTACCTGCAAGCGAGCGACGCTTGCATCCCCCTGCAACATCAACCGGCTCTGCTGCTAAGCTATGCGCACAGCCAGGATGTCAGCAGCGCCAGTATCATGGATGGCGTAACACCGGTCCCGACCAACCGGCAAGAGCATGAAACGGCGCATAGCCCCTTGATGCAAGCCGGTGCCAGCCTGTCGCCCGGCCCTGTCGCCGGCGATAAGCTCAGCCCTACCCAGTACATGCACATGCTGCGTAACCTGATACGTGCGCTAGACAGTCGCGACACCAGCTTCCTGCTAGGTCAGCAGATGCTACCCGGGCATTACGGTGACGTCAGCCATGCGCTGTTGCAGGCGGGAAATTTGCGGCAGGCCTTGCAGATTCTGGCACGCTACCAGAGCAAGCTTTGCCCGCTATTGCAGCCACGCTTCAGGGAAGAAGGCGGTATCGCGGTACTTTACTGGACCGATAGTTTTGGCGCGCCCAGCCTTTTGCCGTTTTTAGTCGAAATGCATATGGCGGCAGTGACCGGCATGTGCCGCTGGCTGAGCGGGGAACGGCTGCCATGGCGCTTTTGCTTCAATCGTGGCAAAGCCCCTCACAGCGAACAACATCAGGTGCATTTAGGCAGCGATTTACGCTTTAATTGCCATCTAGATGGCATGCTGATCGCGTCCGAATGGCTAGATAAACCCTGGCCGCGCGGCAATTCCATGGCCGCCTCACTGATCTTGCAAACCCTGGAGCGCGACGCACTTGAGACTCCCATGCTCGCAAGCCTGCCAGGCACGCTGTATGACTACCTGCTTGTCAATATCCGTAAGGCGCCCACTCTCGATGCCTGTGCGCAAGCCTTTGGGATAAGCCCGGCCACCATGAAGCGTCATCTGGCACGCCACGGAAGCCATTTTCAGGCCGAACTCGATCTGGTACGCACCCACGTTGCGCTCTACCTGTTTCAGACACTAGGCTACGACAACGATGCGGTGGCACAGCACCTCGGCTTTCATGATGCCAACAACTTCCGGCGCTCGTTCAAACGCTGGACCGGGCAAACCCCAAGCCTGATGCGCGGCGGCTTACTGGCCGCCGAATCCATAATTGACCTTCACTTTCCAAAATCCGGGAGCCAGCGCTTCTACTTGCACCCGCTCTTCAAACGGTATCCAAGGCACATCATGGAACACCACAGTGAGTATCAGATTGCGTTCATGCAGTACCTGATTGTGTTTTAAGTTATGCATCAGGGCTTGCGGTACCGTATCTGGATTAGCCACTGCATACACTGCAGTACGGGAAGCGCGCGCTATGCTGTCACCCGACAAGGCAGTAATAAACGGTAACAATTCCGGATCATGCTGACGTATGCTATTGATCAGCAACTCACGTCCGCGGCGCCAGGTCGCCATCACCAAAAAGATCACGCCACCCATCGCCAATGGAAACCAGCCACCCTGAAAGAACTTTAGCGAACAAGACACCACCAACAAGATATCGAGCGTCAGAAATACGCAGGTAGAAGCCAATGCCACCGCCAAAGGAAACTTCCAACTATTGCGCACCACGAAGAAGGTCAATATCGTGGTGATCAGCATGGTCACCGTCACCGCGATCCCGTATGCCGCTGCCATCGCTGACGAGCTACCAAAACCCACCACCGCCAACAACACACCGGCCAGCAAGATCCAATTCACGCCAGGCATGTAAATCTGTCCCATTTCCTTGGCTGAAGTGAAGTTCACTTGCATACGCGGTAGTAGACCCAATTGCATGGCCTGCTTGGTCATGGAATAAGCCCCCGAAATCACCGCCTGCGAGGCGATCACCGCAGCGAAGGTCGCCAGCACCACGGCAGGAATCAATAAACTAGCCGGAAACAAGCGAAAGAATGGATTCTCTATGGCACCGGGATCACGCATCAACAAGGCGCCCTGCCCCATATAATTAAGCGCTAAGGAAGGCAACACCAAGCCCATCCAGGCAATTTGTATAGGGCGTTTTCCAAAGTGGCCCATATCGGCATACAGCGCTTCGGCCCCGGTAAACGCCAGCACGATCGCGCCGCCCACCACAAACACATGCCAGCCCTGCGCACTCAGAAAACGAATCGCATTGAGCGGATTTAATGCCGTTAAAATAGCCGGTTGCTGGATAATTTCGTTAAGCCCGGAGACTGCCAACACGCCAAACCACAGCACGATTACCGGTCCAAAGAGTTTTCCTACCACCGAAGTTCCGTAACGCTGCATCGCGAACAAGGCGATCAAAACTGTCAGCGCGATTGGTACTACATAGGCTTTAAAACTGAGCGAGATCATTTCCAGACCTTCGACCGCACCGAGTACCGTCACCGCGGGGGTAATGATGCTGTCGCCGTAAAACAAAGCGGCCCCAAACACACCGGTCAGCAACAAGATCACGCGCCGCTGGCCGCTAGTACCAGCCGCCTTGGCGGCCAAAGCCGTGAGCGCCATGATACCGCCTTCACCACGATTATCTGCACGTAAAATCAGTAAGACATATTTGAGAGTGACCACCATCATCAGTCCCCAGAAGATCACCGAGACGGCACCGATCAGATGCGCGGCATCCAGCGGCACGCCGGTAGTAGGGCTAAACACTTCTTTCATCGTGTACAAGGGGCTAGTGCCGATGTCGCCATACACCACGCCCAGCGCACCCAGAGTGAGTGCGGCGACGCTTTCGCGACTAGAATGATTACTCATGAATTTCCAAAAAAGTAGGACAGGTCACCACTATCGGACTAAGCGTATAAGGAAAGCATAAGGAAAAATATAGGCAGTAACAATTCTTCTGAATTTGAGACTACTAATATCCCCACTTAATATAGTCGTAAACTGATTATTAAAGTCGTTATCTCAACTATCAGTAATTTATCTTAAAATCGATAACTTATTTAAACAAAAGCAAAAAAGCCCAATTTTTCTATTGGGCTTTTTTTAATCAAATTGACCTAAACTTTTGATGCGCAGCGAAAATTGCCTCCACCATCTTGATCAATTTTTAATGCGCGTCAACACTGTTACGTCTGTGCGATGGTTCCATCTCCATACTGTCCTACCGCGGGATCCAAATTTTCGGGTGAATGAAGAATCGTGGGCCCTCGGGAGCACGCCTGTCGCGTCAGGTATTCGGTCAAACCTTCTTTTTGAATCGCGGGAGGAATCATCCCACCAACCTCCAATAGCAACTCTTCCGTCGCTCTGACAATCCAGTCCACGGTGCGGCATTTTGGGGACACGATCTGAATGTTCTGCGAGTCAGTTTGATCAAAAAAACCATGCTGCAGTTTGTGCCGCACGTAAGAAAGCGCAGTAATGCCAGGAATGGTGCGTTTTTCCAAATACGCTTGATTCCCGCTGTCATCATAGCGCACGACGTTGTCCGGGAACTCGTATCCCTCGTCTTCTAGAAGAGCCTCGCTAACGATATTGGGCAACAGTGGCCTAGCGTCTTCGTGAGCGACTTCAAATAAGAGAATTTTCTTGAGCTTCTTCAATTCTTTCTGTTCTTCTGTGTCTGTTTTTTTGACGGCAATACTCGGAAAGTACCCGCGGATAAAATCATTGGATTTTTCCATGAGGTCATCTCTGCTCATCTTTGGGTGTTTTTGAATAAACCTGTCGTCCATGTCCATCATCTTCCATGCATGGTTAAGGTCGTGAATCAGAAATTCAAGTGGAGACTGCCAAAATTCATCGACGTACACAGGATCTGGTGAT
This genomic interval carries:
- a CDS encoding GGDEF domain-containing protein, with product MLRLHRPLLTGAAVALLLCLIAYAGMGTLKPMQRWQWMDIVGEGGIAVMAGIWLLMLLSSRLKGRVTTLLATGLAAIMVGEWADCLDEFFAIPKEQIWDNFLEAALMLGGMLTLTAGMHYWRQEQFRLTEHLQKRERLFRNHRAFDRVTQLATADYLREQIALEQQRQQQASCAVVLLDIDRFHLINRRFGQAQGDLVLQAVGHMLLLNLRNEDLLCRYAGDRFAILMPQTSLASAETMAQHLCFMVHHMQHSCMGQRIEIGIRHACTMADAPPESVLAKLNQQLSQKLNQALEPNPSGEPDTLAAA